From the Sphingomonas aliaeris genome, one window contains:
- a CDS encoding cell wall hydrolase has product MTPTAILPWLRAHLSPRIAATGLVVLICASLSAHAALRAFATPPLATSRQALSVTGYEAEDHFPGAAYLYAADDLAAPASGATGTAALPDLPIPPEGIAVASDDTVAAAQPFSTRLASAIDRGRALECLTAAIYYEAASETEDGQRAVAQVILNRVRHPAFPATVCGVVYQGTERGTGCQFSYACDGSMARGPDWSQWKRALRIAAAALNGSVFAGVGEATHYHTYAVKPSWNRSLVMTAAIGAHFFHRWQGYWGTPQAFRQVYRGGEPVPGPHPRTLIPEFTPSAPTPPVTLAATLAKPAVAPPISAPAPTTIQPAYIQSGTPIAGYKPAPGAPTSAGPDDNQILDRWKDSGKPLQ; this is encoded by the coding sequence GTGACACCGACCGCGATTCTCCCCTGGCTGCGCGCGCACTTGTCCCCCCGTATCGCCGCGACCGGCCTTGTCGTGCTGATCTGCGCCAGCCTGTCCGCGCATGCGGCACTCCGCGCATTCGCCACGCCACCACTCGCGACCTCTCGCCAAGCCCTCTCTGTGACCGGTTACGAGGCCGAGGATCATTTTCCCGGCGCCGCATATCTCTACGCCGCGGACGATCTTGCGGCCCCCGCCTCCGGCGCGACCGGCACGGCAGCCCTGCCCGACTTGCCGATTCCGCCCGAAGGAATCGCGGTCGCCTCGGACGACACCGTCGCCGCCGCACAGCCCTTTTCCACGCGCCTCGCCAGCGCCATAGATCGTGGACGCGCGCTCGAATGCCTGACCGCCGCCATCTATTACGAGGCTGCGAGCGAAACCGAAGACGGCCAGCGCGCCGTCGCGCAGGTCATCCTCAATCGCGTGCGGCATCCGGCCTTCCCGGCGACGGTCTGCGGCGTAGTCTATCAGGGCACGGAGCGCGGCACGGGGTGCCAGTTCTCCTATGCGTGCGACGGGTCGATGGCGCGCGGCCCGGATTGGTCGCAATGGAAGCGCGCGCTGCGCATCGCCGCTGCCGCGTTGAACGGATCGGTCTTCGCCGGTGTCGGCGAAGCGACGCATTATCATACCTATGCGGTCAAGCCTTCGTGGAACCGCAGCCTCGTCATGACGGCGGCGATCGGCGCGCATTTCTTCCATCGCTGGCAAGGCTATTGGGGGACGCCGCAGGCCTTCCGTCAGGTCTATCGCGGCGGGGAGCCCGTGCCCGGCCCGCATCCCCGTACGCTTATCCCCGAATTCACGCCATCGGCTCCGACCCCGCCGGTCACGCTCGCGGCAACGCTCGCCAAGCCGGCGGTCGCGCCGCCCATATCCGCCCCGGCCCCCACCACGATCCAGCCGGCCTATATCCAGAGCGGCACCCCGATCGCCGGCTACAAACCCGCGCCGGGTGCGCCCACGTCCGCCGGCCCCGACGACAACCAGATACTCGACCGCTGGAAGGATTCGGGCAAACCCTTGCAATGA
- a CDS encoding N-acetylmuramoyl-L-alanine amidase family protein translates to MDCDSIAALSARHGRRLSLMLAALACVVAQGGATAKTVVPDERTAARAVSSYGGPAPSRKYQVSRAVPRAVKRLPLPRIYGDDASRPLVVIDAGHGGPDPGAISPTDGLREKDVTLRIARAIRDELVRSGRVRVALTRDTDRFLVLQERYGIARRLKASLFISIHCDSVGSGLASGASVYTLSEVASDKESAKLAARENKADIIGGIDLGGTANDISSILIDLTQRETMNSSASFARLLGREAQSLIPLKPNFHRMASLMVLKAPDMPSILFETGYISNPSDAAFIDSSDGRKRIAESVRRAVEVYFARRLTGG, encoded by the coding sequence ATGGATTGTGATTCGATCGCCGCATTGTCCGCGCGGCACGGCAGGCGCCTGTCGCTGATGCTCGCGGCGCTGGCCTGCGTCGTCGCCCAAGGGGGTGCCACGGCGAAGACCGTCGTGCCGGACGAGCGGACAGCGGCGCGTGCCGTTTCCAGTTACGGCGGGCCTGCGCCGTCGCGGAAATACCAGGTGTCGCGCGCGGTGCCACGGGCGGTGAAGCGCCTGCCGCTGCCGCGCATCTATGGCGACGACGCATCTCGTCCGCTGGTGGTGATCGACGCGGGCCATGGCGGGCCGGACCCGGGCGCGATCTCTCCCACCGATGGACTGCGCGAGAAGGACGTGACGCTGCGGATCGCGCGCGCGATCCGCGACGAGCTGGTCCGGTCGGGCCGGGTGCGCGTGGCGCTGACCCGCGACACCGACCGCTTTCTCGTCCTGCAGGAACGATACGGCATCGCGCGGCGGTTGAAGGCGAGCCTGTTCATCTCGATCCATTGCGACAGCGTGGGATCGGGCCTCGCCAGCGGCGCTTCGGTCTACACGCTGTCGGAAGTCGCGTCGGACAAGGAATCCGCCAAGCTCGCGGCGCGCGAAAACAAGGCGGATATCATCGGCGGGATCGACCTGGGCGGGACGGCGAACGACATTTCGTCGATCCTGATCGACCTGACGCAGCGCGAGACGATGAATTCCTCGGCGAGTTTCGCGCGGCTGCTGGGTCGGGAAGCGCAGTCGCTGATCCCGCTGAAACCCAATTTCCACCGCATGGCGTCGCTGATGGTGCTGAAGGCGCCGGACATGCCGTCGATCCTGTTCGAGACGGGCTATATCTCCAATCCGAGCGACGCCGCCTTCATCGATTCCAGCGACGGGCGCAAGCGGATCGCGGAGAGCGTGCGGCGCGCGGTCGAGGTGTATTTCGCGCGGCGGCTGACAGGGGGTTGA
- a CDS encoding Rne/Rng family ribonuclease — MTMRMLIDARHREETRVAVVNGTRIEEFDFESSEHKQLKGNIYLAKVTRVEPSLQAAFVDYGGNRHGFLAFSEIHPDYYQIPKEDRDALLREEAEHAAEEAALRAEHDLDEDDELHDDDGLAEDDHGDDHADDIDEESVERFEDDGGVEAEVAAEDAGEARPRRRGKRSAADAAVEDLRERRSNLRHRYKIQDVIRRRQVLLVQVVKEERGNKGAALTSYLSLAGRYCVLMPNTSHGGGISRKISNAGDRKRLKSIMADMQLPPSMGCIVRTAGLQRTRQEIRRDFDYLARLWDGIRETTLASSAPALVYGDSDLLKRAIRDIYNKDIDEVIVEGEDGYRQAREFMKLLMPSHARKVKHYSDAVPLFQRAHVEDQLGAMYHPVVQLKSGGYLVINPTEALVSIDINSGRSTREHSIEQTATATNLEATQEIARQLRLRDMAGLVVIDFIDMDNGSNVRKVEKAMKDALKNDRARIQVGRISSFGLMEMSRQRLRTGVLEASTRQCPHCEGTGLVRTASSAGLSALRLIEDEAAQGRGSVLTLHASMEAAFYLLNRKRGELAEIEDRYGVTVEVTADGEAEGARMSVEVAGPPPAHAPRFAAPIQEVEEDYPEDIEDEIEVEDEEEEAPRVTRAPRDRGDRPERSADESNDEGGGRKRRRRRGRRGRNRTEGDNGEASVEGVEGESLDVEGGEALDIETDADTDGEAPAEFVGEQPVANGEEGEGRRRRGRRGRRGGRRNEGERALDSETAPALDASDEVPVVAEPAPQPEPEAPAAEVEDAPKKGRRRPRARTADAASAVEAAPVVDATVAEAPAAEAEPEAPAKPKRSRRKAATAEAAPAEAPAVESPAMMDVPVSEEPAPKPKRKPRAKKSDAPVEAEAPAAEQPANDTAPAVPESLEREIDADPGEAGSPRRGWWQRTFGA; from the coding sequence ATGACAATGCGTATGCTGATCGACGCGCGCCACCGGGAAGAGACCCGGGTGGCCGTCGTCAACGGAACCCGTATCGAGGAATTTGATTTCGAATCCTCGGAGCACAAGCAGCTCAAGGGTAATATCTATCTCGCCAAGGTCACCCGCGTGGAGCCGTCGCTCCAGGCGGCGTTCGTCGATTACGGCGGCAATCGCCACGGCTTCCTCGCCTTCAGCGAAATCCATCCCGATTATTACCAGATACCGAAGGAAGATCGCGACGCGTTGTTGCGTGAAGAGGCCGAGCACGCTGCCGAAGAGGCAGCCCTTCGCGCCGAACACGATCTCGACGAAGACGACGAACTGCACGACGATGACGGTCTTGCGGAGGACGATCATGGCGACGATCACGCCGACGACATCGACGAAGAGTCGGTCGAGCGGTTCGAGGACGATGGCGGCGTAGAGGCCGAAGTCGCTGCGGAAGACGCCGGCGAAGCGCGCCCGCGCCGTCGTGGCAAGCGCAGCGCAGCCGATGCCGCGGTCGAGGATCTGCGCGAACGCCGCAGCAACCTGCGTCACCGCTACAAGATCCAGGACGTGATCCGCCGCCGTCAGGTGCTGCTGGTTCAGGTCGTCAAGGAAGAACGCGGCAACAAGGGCGCGGCGCTCACCAGCTACCTGTCGCTCGCCGGCCGCTACTGCGTCCTGATGCCCAACACGTCGCATGGCGGCGGCATCAGCCGGAAGATCTCGAACGCCGGCGATCGCAAGCGCCTGAAGTCGATCATGGCAGACATGCAATTGCCGCCGTCGATGGGCTGCATCGTCCGCACCGCCGGGCTGCAGCGCACGCGCCAGGAAATCCGCCGCGATTTCGATTATCTCGCCCGCCTCTGGGACGGTATCCGCGAAACCACGCTCGCTTCGTCCGCCCCGGCTCTGGTGTACGGCGACAGCGACCTGTTGAAGCGCGCGATCCGCGATATCTACAACAAGGATATCGACGAGGTCATCGTCGAGGGCGAGGACGGGTACCGTCAGGCCCGCGAATTCATGAAGCTGCTGATGCCCAGCCATGCGCGCAAGGTGAAGCATTATTCCGACGCCGTGCCGCTGTTCCAGCGCGCGCATGTCGAGGATCAGCTGGGCGCGATGTACCACCCGGTCGTCCAGCTGAAATCGGGCGGCTATCTCGTCATCAACCCGACCGAGGCTCTGGTGTCGATCGACATCAACTCCGGCCGGTCGACGCGCGAGCATTCGATCGAACAGACCGCCACCGCGACCAATCTCGAAGCGACGCAGGAAATCGCGCGTCAGTTGCGCCTGCGCGATATGGCCGGCCTCGTCGTCATCGACTTCATCGACATGGATAACGGATCGAACGTCCGTAAGGTCGAGAAGGCGATGAAGGACGCGCTGAAGAACGATCGCGCCCGCATCCAGGTCGGCCGCATCTCCAGCTTCGGCCTGATGGAAATGAGCCGCCAGCGCCTGCGCACCGGTGTGCTCGAAGCCTCGACCCGCCAGTGCCCGCATTGCGAAGGCACCGGCCTGGTCCGCACCGCATCCTCCGCCGGTCTCAGCGCGCTGCGCCTGATCGAGGACGAGGCGGCGCAGGGTCGCGGCTCGGTCCTGACGCTGCACGCCAGCATGGAAGCCGCCTTCTACCTGCTCAACCGCAAGCGTGGCGAACTCGCCGAGATCGAGGATCGCTATGGCGTCACCGTCGAAGTGACCGCGGACGGCGAAGCCGAAGGCGCACGCATGTCGGTCGAAGTCGCCGGCCCGCCGCCCGCGCACGCCCCGCGCTTCGCCGCCCCGATCCAGGAAGTCGAGGAAGACTATCCCGAGGATATCGAGGACGAGATCGAGGTCGAGGACGAGGAGGAAGAGGCACCGCGCGTCACGCGCGCACCGCGTGATCGTGGCGACCGCCCCGAGCGCTCGGCGGACGAATCGAACGATGAAGGCGGCGGGCGCAAGCGTCGTCGCCGTCGCGGACGTCGCGGCCGCAACCGCACCGAAGGCGATAACGGCGAAGCGTCGGTCGAGGGCGTCGAAGGCGAAAGCCTGGACGTCGAAGGCGGCGAAGCGCTCGACATCGAAACCGATGCCGATACGGATGGCGAGGCTCCGGCCGAATTCGTCGGCGAACAGCCGGTGGCGAATGGCGAGGAAGGCGAGGGCCGTCGTCGTCGTGGACGTCGCGGTCGTCGCGGCGGTCGCCGGAACGAGGGCGAACGCGCACTCGACAGCGAAACCGCACCGGCGCTCGACGCATCGGACGAGGTTCCAGTTGTGGCCGAACCCGCCCCACAACCAGAACCGGAAGCCCCCGCCGCCGAGGTCGAGGACGCACCCAAGAAGGGTCGTCGCCGTCCCCGCGCCCGCACTGCCGATGCCGCGTCTGCGGTAGAGGCCGCGCCGGTCGTGGACGCGACCGTAGCAGAAGCGCCTGCCGCCGAAGCCGAACCGGAAGCCCCGGCCAAGCCGAAGCGCAGCCGCCGCAAGGCCGCGACCGCCGAGGCCGCTCCGGCCGAAGCCCCAGCGGTCGAGAGCCCGGCCATGATGGACGTGCCGGTTTCGGAAGAACCCGCGCCCAAGCCGAAGCGCAAGCCACGCGCCAAGAAGTCGGACGCTCCGGTCGAGGCGGAGGCACCTGCCGCCGAGCAACCGGCGAACGACACCGCCCCGGCAGTCCCCGAATCGCTGGAGCGTGAAATCGACGCCGATCCGGGCGAAGCCGGCAGCCCCCGCCGCGGCTGGTGGCAACGCACCTTCGGCGCCTGA
- a CDS encoding M48 family metalloprotease — protein MKRLVALAAASLLVWTQPAVAQSILRDAETETMFAEMSRPLIVAAGLSPANVRVVLINDDSINAFVAGGQTVYVHSGLIQAADNANEVQGVIAHELGHIADGHVVLQDNGAKPAMGISLLSMVVGLAAAVAGAGDAGMAIMGMGQAAAQGKFLAFTRVQESTADAAGAKYLNTSGVSGRGMLSFFRKLQNQEYAYGLRNIDPFAQSHPLSGQRMENLKNDLMSGPSWNAKLDPTLEERFKRVKAKLRGYVSDPKITLNVYPEADQSVYAHYARAYAFHKSGYPEKADAEAAALIKADPNDAFFLEIQGQILLEAGKPAEALVPLREATARSNNSPLIATTFGHALIATEDKKNYPEAVSVLRRAVQRDDQNPFAWYQLGTVYERTGDTARAMLATAEQASQNGNSRLAAYTARGAMAGLTPNSSDWIRAQDIAMTAQNDIDDNPKQNRR, from the coding sequence ATGAAACGTCTCGTCGCGCTGGCCGCGGCTTCACTTCTGGTCTGGACGCAACCGGCCGTCGCGCAATCGATCCTGCGCGATGCCGAGACGGAAACGATGTTCGCGGAAATGTCGCGGCCGTTGATCGTCGCTGCCGGATTGTCCCCCGCCAACGTCCGCGTCGTCCTGATCAACGACGATTCGATCAACGCCTTCGTCGCCGGGGGCCAGACGGTCTACGTCCATTCGGGGCTGATCCAGGCGGCGGACAATGCCAACGAGGTTCAGGGCGTCATCGCGCACGAACTCGGCCATATCGCGGACGGCCATGTCGTGTTGCAGGACAATGGCGCGAAGCCCGCAATGGGCATCTCGCTGCTCAGCATGGTCGTCGGTCTCGCCGCAGCGGTCGCGGGGGCGGGCGATGCCGGCATGGCGATCATGGGCATGGGTCAGGCCGCGGCACAGGGCAAGTTCCTCGCCTTCACCCGCGTGCAGGAATCCACCGCCGACGCCGCCGGTGCGAAATACCTCAATACGTCCGGCGTCAGCGGTCGCGGCATGCTGTCCTTCTTCCGCAAGCTGCAGAACCAGGAATATGCGTACGGGCTGCGCAACATCGATCCGTTCGCGCAAAGCCATCCGCTCAGCGGCCAGCGCATGGAGAATCTCAAGAACGACCTGATGAGCGGCCCGTCCTGGAACGCGAAGCTGGACCCGACGCTGGAGGAGCGCTTCAAACGCGTGAAGGCGAAGCTGCGCGGCTACGTGTCGGATCCGAAGATCACGCTCAACGTCTATCCGGAAGCGGACCAGAGCGTGTACGCCCATTACGCCCGCGCCTATGCCTTCCATAAGTCCGGCTATCCCGAAAAGGCCGATGCCGAGGCGGCGGCCTTGATCAAGGCGGACCCGAACGACGCCTTCTTCCTCGAGATACAAGGCCAGATCCTGCTCGAGGCGGGCAAGCCGGCGGAAGCACTGGTCCCGCTGCGCGAGGCGACTGCGCGGTCGAACAATTCGCCGCTGATCGCCACCACCTTCGGCCACGCGCTGATCGCGACCGAGGATAAGAAGAATTATCCCGAGGCGGTGTCCGTGCTGCGCCGCGCGGTGCAGCGCGACGATCAGAATCCCTTCGCCTGGTATCAGCTCGGCACCGTCTACGAACGGACCGGAGATACCGCACGCGCGATGCTCGCCACTGCGGAACAGGCGAGCCAGAACGGCAACTCCCGGCTCGCCGCCTACACCGCACGTGGTGCGATGGCGGGTCTCACCCCCAATTCGTCGGACTGGATCCGCGCACAGGACATCGCGATGACCGCGCAGAACGATATCGACGACAATCCGAAGCAGAACCGCCGATGA
- a CDS encoding DsbA family protein, with translation MIENLTKRPLALAGVTAAALLLGAGGMWIAQRAAPGSLSGADQARVETVVRDYVLDHPEIIPEAMDRLKRRENAKLIAANRAAILEPFGTAWAGNPDGDVTLVEYFDYNCGFCRSSLPTIAELIRRDPKVRVIFREFPILSAESTVAARLSLAAADQGKFKAFHDALYAAGPVTPDSLESAAKKAGVDMKKAGAMSARAETEIATNTAIAQRLGMTGTPSWIIGDKVVSAALPLEELEKAVKEARERS, from the coding sequence ATGATCGAAAACCTGACGAAGCGTCCGCTGGCGCTGGCCGGCGTGACAGCGGCGGCGCTGCTGCTCGGTGCGGGCGGCATGTGGATCGCGCAACGCGCCGCGCCGGGATCGCTTTCGGGCGCGGATCAGGCGCGCGTGGAAACCGTCGTGCGCGATTACGTCCTCGATCATCCGGAAATCATCCCCGAGGCGATGGACCGGCTTAAGCGGCGCGAAAACGCCAAGCTGATAGCCGCAAACCGCGCCGCGATCCTCGAACCGTTCGGCACCGCCTGGGCCGGCAATCCCGATGGCGACGTCACTCTGGTCGAATATTTCGATTATAATTGCGGCTTTTGCCGGTCGAGCCTCCCGACCATCGCGGAACTAATCCGCCGCGATCCCAAGGTTCGGGTCATCTTCCGCGAATTCCCGATCCTCAGCGCGGAAAGCACGGTCGCCGCCCGGCTCAGCCTCGCCGCCGCAGACCAGGGGAAGTTCAAGGCATTCCACGACGCGCTCTACGCCGCCGGGCCGGTAACGCCCGATTCTCTGGAATCCGCCGCGAAGAAAGCCGGCGTGGATATGAAGAAGGCTGGCGCCATGTCCGCGCGCGCCGAGACCGAGATCGCCACCAACACCGCGATCGCCCAACGCCTCGGCATGACCGGCACGCCAAGCTGGATCATCGGCGACAAGGTCGTCTCCGCTGCCCTCCCGCTGGAAGAACTGGAAAAAGCCGTAAAGGAAGCCCGCGAACGAAGCTGA
- a CDS encoding ABC transporter ATP-binding protein, with amino-acid sequence MDTILSIAGVSKTYGSGTTALSPIDLDIAKGEIFALLGPNGAGKTTLISIVCGIVTPSSGTVTVMGHDTIRDYRTTRRIVGLVPQELSVDMFETVLATVKFSRRLFGKSGHDAYVEEVLRDLSLWDKRNAKIMELSGGMKRRVLIAKALSHEPDILFLDEPTAGVDVSLRRDMWKLIHKLRAKGVTIILTTHYIEEAEEMADRVGVIAKGKLMLVEEKTELMKRLGKRQVLVSLAEPIRDLPPELADWDLTLEEDGTKLRYVFVSEDEGIPALLAKLGSLGIAVTDLETHRSSLEDIFVDLVSAPGELA; translated from the coding sequence TTGGATACCATTCTTTCGATCGCCGGCGTGTCGAAGACATACGGCTCCGGCACCACGGCCCTGTCGCCGATCGATCTCGACATCGCCAAGGGGGAGATCTTCGCGCTGCTCGGTCCGAACGGCGCGGGCAAGACGACGTTGATCAGCATCGTCTGCGGCATCGTCACACCATCTTCCGGCACCGTGACGGTGATGGGCCATGACACGATCCGCGATTACCGCACCACGCGCCGCATCGTCGGTCTCGTTCCGCAGGAACTGTCCGTCGACATGTTCGAAACGGTGCTCGCGACCGTCAAGTTCAGCCGCCGCCTGTTCGGCAAGTCCGGGCATGATGCGTATGTCGAGGAAGTGCTGCGCGACCTGTCTTTGTGGGACAAGCGCAATGCCAAGATTATGGAATTGTCCGGCGGCATGAAACGCCGCGTTCTGATCGCCAAGGCGCTCAGCCACGAACCGGACATCCTGTTCCTCGACGAGCCCACTGCGGGCGTCGACGTGTCGTTGCGCCGCGACATGTGGAAACTGATCCACAAGCTGCGCGCCAAGGGCGTCACGATCATCCTGACCACGCATTATATCGAGGAAGCGGAAGAGATGGCCGACCGTGTCGGCGTCATCGCCAAGGGCAAGCTGATGCTGGTCGAGGAAAAGACTGAGCTGATGAAGCGGCTCGGCAAGCGGCAGGTGCTGGTCTCGCTCGCCGAACCGATACGCGATCTGCCGCCCGAACTCGCCGACTGGGATCTGACCCTCGAAGAAGACGGTACGAAGCTGCGCTACGTCTTCGTATCGGAGGATGAGGGGATTCCCGCGCTGCTCGCCAAACTCGGATCGCTCGGCATCGCCGTAACCGATCTGGAAACCCATCGCAGTTCGCTCGAGGATATCTTCGTCGATCTCGTATCCGCGCCGGGAGAACTCGCATGA
- a CDS encoding ABC transporter permease, with product MSASGFHAPTFNAHGVWAIYRFEMARALRTLWQSVATPVITTSLYFVVFGGAIGSRMQSVDGVGYGSFIVPGLIMLSLLTQSISNASIGIYFPKFTGTIYELLSAPVSAMEMVLGYVGAATTKSVILGLIILATAKLFVPLPIAHPLAMLAFLVLTSIAFSLFGFIIGVWANGFEQLSFVPALLITPLTFLGGAFYSIDMLPEPWRTVSLFNPVVYLVSGFRWAFFDKGDVSVALSLGVTALFLVLCLAIIAVIFRTGWRMKK from the coding sequence ATGAGCGCATCCGGCTTCCACGCGCCTACCTTCAACGCGCACGGCGTATGGGCGATCTATCGCTTCGAAATGGCGCGTGCGCTGCGCACGCTATGGCAGAGCGTCGCGACCCCGGTCATCACCACGTCGCTGTATTTCGTCGTGTTCGGCGGCGCGATCGGCAGCCGCATGCAGAGCGTCGATGGCGTCGGGTACGGCAGCTTCATAGTGCCTGGCCTGATCATGCTGTCACTGCTCACGCAGAGTATCTCGAATGCGTCGATCGGCATCTACTTCCCGAAATTCACCGGCACGATCTACGAACTGCTCTCCGCGCCTGTATCCGCGATGGAGATGGTCCTCGGCTATGTCGGCGCCGCGACCACCAAGTCGGTGATCCTGGGGCTGATCATCCTCGCGACCGCCAAGCTGTTCGTACCGCTGCCGATCGCGCATCCGCTGGCGATGCTCGCTTTCCTGGTACTGACCAGCATCGCCTTCAGCCTGTTCGGCTTCATTATCGGCGTGTGGGCGAATGGCTTCGAACAGCTTTCCTTCGTTCCCGCCCTGCTGATCACCCCGCTGACATTCCTTGGCGGCGCATTCTACTCGATCGACATGCTCCCGGAACCGTGGCGCACCGTCAGCCTGTTCAACCCCGTCGTCTATCTCGTCAGCGGTTTCCGCTGGGCCTTTTTCGACAAGGGCGATGTCAGCGTCGCGCTCAGCCTCGGGGTCACGGCGCTGTTCCTCGTTCTGTGCCTCGCGATCATCGCGGTCATCTTCCGCACCGGCTGGCGCATGAAGAAGTGA
- a CDS encoding CocE/NonD family hydrolase produces MRRLGLVCAAAALVAAIPSGRAQIGPAPVAQSPFTYEEVMVPMRDGARLQTVIIRPSSASAALPILLQRTPYGVPGAAPAAVPSSWTALASDGYIFVFQSMRGRFKSDGVFTLSTAVHPNDPKAVDEATDAYDTVDWLIRNVKPNNGKVGMWGVSYPGFAAAIALTKPHPALKAVSPQAAWNDYWQNDDLHRNGALRLSYATDWLYSLQADKTQNKSVTYDTVDTYDWFLKQGPVETIDRVHFKGASPMFTALLDHPNNDAFYTGQRWTDALGKTTVPTLNVAGFWDQEDPLGSWKIYARQQENDPDRLSVMVAGPWAHGGWQGDTSMLGRVPLGGNSGADFRDQIQAPFFRYWLHGKGARPDYRARMFESGSNRWKSYPAWPPKEAQATDLYLGADGSLSFTAPRGEGCRDYVSDPANPVPFRPRPISPTYPRPEWRWWEAEDQRFVDHRPDVLSYVSAPLTSDVTVAGTVAARLMASTSGTDSDFVVKLIDVLPDDYAPFDAKAPLGAYPMQLNGYQLPIAMEVRRGKFLTSDTHPQPLVPGKVVPWDISLRDHDHVFLKGHRIMVQVQSSWFPVIDRNPQTFVPNIARAKASDFVKATQRVCAGSKIVLPVIR; encoded by the coding sequence ATGCGGCGGCTGGGACTAGTATGTGCGGCGGCAGCGTTGGTCGCGGCGATCCCGTCGGGAAGGGCGCAAATCGGCCCCGCGCCTGTTGCGCAATCGCCCTTCACCTATGAAGAGGTGATGGTGCCGATGCGCGACGGTGCACGGTTGCAGACGGTAATCATTCGTCCCAGCTCGGCAAGCGCCGCGCTCCCGATCCTGCTCCAGCGGACGCCTTATGGGGTTCCCGGCGCGGCGCCGGCGGCGGTTCCATCGTCTTGGACCGCATTGGCAAGCGACGGCTATATCTTCGTCTTTCAGTCGATGCGTGGACGGTTCAAGTCGGACGGGGTTTTCACGCTGTCGACCGCAGTACACCCGAACGATCCGAAAGCCGTGGACGAAGCGACGGATGCGTATGACACGGTGGACTGGCTGATCCGCAACGTGAAGCCGAACAACGGCAAGGTGGGGATGTGGGGCGTATCCTATCCCGGTTTCGCCGCCGCGATCGCGCTGACGAAGCCGCATCCGGCGTTGAAGGCCGTATCTCCGCAGGCGGCGTGGAACGACTACTGGCAGAATGACGATCTGCATCGCAACGGCGCGCTTCGCCTCTCCTATGCGACAGACTGGCTGTACAGCCTGCAGGCGGACAAGACGCAGAACAAGAGCGTCACGTACGACACGGTGGATACGTACGACTGGTTCCTGAAACAGGGGCCGGTGGAAACGATCGACCGTGTGCATTTCAAGGGCGCGTCGCCGATGTTCACGGCGTTGCTGGATCATCCGAATAACGATGCATTCTATACCGGACAGCGATGGACGGACGCGCTGGGCAAGACGACGGTGCCGACACTGAACGTCGCAGGGTTCTGGGATCAGGAAGACCCGCTGGGATCGTGGAAGATCTACGCCAGGCAACAGGAGAACGACCCCGATCGCCTGAGCGTGATGGTCGCAGGACCCTGGGCGCATGGCGGATGGCAGGGCGATACGTCGATGCTCGGGCGGGTGCCGCTGGGCGGGAATAGCGGGGCGGACTTTCGCGACCAGATCCAGGCGCCGTTCTTCCGCTACTGGTTGCATGGCAAGGGCGCGCGGCCTGATTACCGGGCGCGGATGTTCGAATCCGGGTCGAACAGGTGGAAGAGCTATCCCGCCTGGCCGCCGAAGGAAGCGCAGGCGACCGATCTGTATCTGGGGGCGGACGGATCGTTGTCGTTCACCGCGCCGCGTGGAGAGGGGTGCCGCGACTATGTGTCCGACCCCGCAAACCCGGTTCCGTTCCGTCCGCGCCCGATTTCTCCGACCTATCCGCGCCCGGAATGGCGGTGGTGGGAAGCGGAGGACCAGCGCTTCGTCGATCACCGGCCGGACGTGTTGAGCTATGTCAGCGCACCGCTGACCAGCGATGTGACGGTGGCGGGGACGGTCGCCGCGCGGCTGATGGCATCGACCAGCGGGACCGACAGCGATTTCGTCGTCAAGCTGATCGACGTGCTACCGGACGATTACGCGCCATTCGACGCGAAGGCGCCGCTGGGGGCGTATCCGATGCAGCTGAACGGCTATCAGTTGCCTATCGCGATGGAGGTCCGGCGGGGCAAGTTCCTGACCAGCGATACGCATCCTCAACCGCTCGTGCCGGGCAAGGTCGTGCCGTGGGATATCTCCCTGCGCGACCATGACCATGTGTTCCTGAAAGGACATCGGATCATGGTGCAGGTTCAGTCGAGTTGGTTCCCGGTGATCGATCGCAACCCGCAGACATTCGTGCCGAACATCGCGCGGGCGAAGGCGAGCGACTTCGTCAAAGCGACCCAGCGCGTCTGTGCGGGCTCGAAGATCGTCCTGCCCGTTATCCGATAG